A stretch of the Pseudalkalibacillus hwajinpoensis genome encodes the following:
- a CDS encoding glutamate synthase subunit beta, producing MGKPTGFLDYPREKARERDHSTRLKDWEEYQLPQSEETLKTQGARCMDCGTPFCHSGIELNGSASGCPLYNLIPEWNHLVYQGKWKDALDRLLKTNNFPEFTGRVCPAPCEGACVAAIPDDAVAIKSIEKEIIDRGFAEGWMTPQPPKNRTGKKIAIVGSGPAGLAAADQLNKAGHTVTVFERDDRIGGLLMYGIPNMKLDKELVERRVKLLEDEGVTFITNTEIGKDVTQDELRDQHDAVILCTGAQKHRDLPIEGRKLGGIHYAMDYLRQNTKSLLDSKLQDNKYVSAEGKNVIVIGGGDTGADCVATALRHGCKSVHQFGKHPQLTADRMIDNPWPEFPKVFTLDYAYEEAQAEHGEDPRQYSIMTKKFVGDEDGNVKELHTVTIEKHVDKMGNVFMKELPGTEQVWPVELVFIAIGFTGPEEGVLEHFEVEQDNRKRAKAEFEDYRTNVDGVFAAGDVRRGQSLIVWAINEGRGVARETDRYLMNKTVMP from the coding sequence TTGGGTAAACCAACAGGTTTTTTAGACTATCCTAGAGAAAAAGCACGTGAAAGAGATCATTCAACACGTTTAAAAGATTGGGAAGAATACCAGCTTCCTCAATCAGAAGAAACTCTGAAAACGCAAGGGGCACGCTGCATGGATTGTGGCACGCCCTTCTGCCACTCAGGTATAGAACTAAATGGAAGTGCATCGGGTTGTCCACTTTATAATTTGATTCCTGAATGGAATCACCTTGTATATCAAGGGAAATGGAAAGACGCGCTAGATCGACTTCTTAAAACGAATAACTTTCCGGAATTCACCGGTAGAGTTTGCCCGGCACCGTGTGAGGGAGCCTGCGTAGCAGCTATTCCTGATGATGCTGTTGCAATAAAAAGCATCGAGAAGGAAATTATTGATCGCGGGTTTGCAGAAGGTTGGATGACACCCCAGCCTCCCAAAAATCGTACAGGTAAGAAGATTGCCATTGTAGGATCAGGCCCTGCTGGTTTAGCAGCGGCTGATCAGCTAAATAAAGCTGGTCATACTGTCACAGTATTTGAGCGTGACGATCGTATTGGTGGTTTACTAATGTACGGTATTCCGAATATGAAGCTTGATAAAGAATTAGTTGAGCGACGTGTGAAGCTTCTTGAAGATGAGGGAGTAACCTTTATTACGAATACCGAAATTGGTAAAGATGTCACTCAAGATGAGCTTCGTGATCAGCATGATGCTGTAATTCTTTGTACAGGTGCTCAAAAGCACCGTGATCTTCCGATTGAAGGTCGTAAGCTAGGTGGCATTCATTATGCCATGGATTATTTAAGACAGAATACGAAGAGTTTGCTTGATTCTAAGCTTCAAGATAACAAGTATGTTTCTGCAGAAGGTAAAAATGTTATTGTCATCGGTGGTGGAGATACTGGAGCGGACTGTGTGGCAACTGCGCTCAGACACGGTTGCAAAAGTGTACACCAATTTGGTAAACACCCGCAGCTAACTGCCGACCGTATGATCGATAATCCTTGGCCAGAATTCCCTAAGGTTTTTACTCTTGACTATGCTTATGAAGAAGCGCAAGCAGAGCACGGGGAAGACCCTCGTCAATATTCCATCATGACGAAAAAATTTGTTGGTGACGAAGATGGCAATGTGAAGGAACTTCATACGGTTACAATCGAAAAGCATGTTGATAAGATGGGCAATGTGTTCATGAAGGAACTCCCTGGTACAGAGCAAGTTTGGCCAGTTGAACTTGTCTTCATTGCTATTGGATTTACTGGACCTGAAGAAGGGGTTCTCGAACATTTTGAAGTAGAACAGGACAATCGGAAACGAGCGAAGGCTGAATTCGAAGACTATCGCACAAACGTTGATGGTGTTTTTGCAGCAGGTGATGTTCGCAGAGGACAGAGTCTCATTGTATGGGCAATAAATGAAGGTCGCGGCGTTGCACGCGAGACCGATCGTTATCTTATGAATAAAACTGTCATGCCTTAA
- a CDS encoding putative holin-like toxin, translating to MLSVFEALSLMVSFSALVLAIIHTKDRSS from the coding sequence ATGCTAAGCGTATTTGAGGCCCTGTCGTTAATGGTCAGCTTTTCCGCTCTTGTGCTCGCCATCATCCACACGAAAGATCGTTCATCGTAA
- a CDS encoding ring-cleaving dioxygenase, giving the protein MKHTTGIHHITAIVGNPQENIDFYSGVLGLRLVKKTVNFDDPGTYHLYFGNEEGAPGTIMTFFPWSKAHDGKIGSGQVGVTSFVVPEGSLTFWKKRLDKLNVENGEMTRFGEKVLAFDDPHGLHLELVEREEGERNTWSFGGVSTKHAIKGFAGATLLTGKPEATMNVLEEVLGFIRVAEEEDFVRFKSSDSIGNTVDVKKTPLESGSMGSGTVHHIAFRANDFNDHEEWRNLLEENGYTPTPVVDRQYFNAIYFREEGGILFEIATDPPGFAKDEDPDEMGKKLLLPPWLEEKRSQIENHLEPAEARVLNGDK; this is encoded by the coding sequence ATGAAGCATACAACAGGAATACATCATATTACTGCAATTGTAGGAAATCCTCAGGAAAATATTGATTTTTATAGTGGGGTTCTTGGCCTTCGTCTCGTTAAAAAAACAGTGAACTTCGATGATCCAGGAACATACCACCTTTATTTCGGAAATGAAGAAGGGGCACCTGGTACAATCATGACCTTTTTCCCATGGTCGAAAGCACATGATGGAAAGATTGGCTCTGGTCAAGTTGGCGTAACCAGCTTCGTTGTGCCTGAAGGCAGTTTAACGTTCTGGAAAAAGCGTCTTGATAAATTAAACGTAGAAAACGGTGAGATGACTCGGTTTGGTGAAAAGGTTCTCGCTTTTGATGATCCGCATGGACTACACCTTGAACTCGTTGAAAGAGAAGAAGGGGAGCGAAACACGTGGAGTTTTGGCGGTGTTAGCACAAAACATGCAATCAAAGGATTCGCTGGTGCTACATTATTGACCGGCAAGCCGGAAGCAACTATGAATGTGTTAGAAGAAGTTCTTGGCTTTATTCGTGTAGCTGAAGAAGAAGATTTTGTTCGATTTAAATCCAGTGATTCGATAGGCAACACGGTCGACGTGAAGAAAACACCGCTAGAGTCTGGAAGCATGGGCTCAGGTACTGTCCATCATATTGCTTTTCGGGCTAATGACTTCAATGATCATGAAGAATGGAGAAACTTACTCGAAGAAAATGGGTATACTCCAACTCCGGTCGTGGATCGACAGTATTTCAATGCCATCTACTTCAGAGAAGAAGGTGGAATACTGTTTGAAATAGCGACGGATCCTCCAGGGTTTGCAAAAGATGAAGACCCTGATGAAATGGGGAAAAAGCTTCTTCTACCACCATGGCTAGAAGAGAAGCGATCTCAAATTGAAAATCATCTTGAACCAGCGGAAGCAAGAGTCCTAAATGGTGACAAATGA
- a CDS encoding alpha/beta hydrolase yields MKHLFKQGKKELPTLLLLHGTGGTEEDLVPLAELIAPGHSILSVRGNVSENGMARFFKRLAEGVFDEADLIERTHELNAFIDESSEKYDFERNNVIAIGYSNGANIAASLLFHDAKALKGAVLHHPMVPLRHLELPNLKQKRIFIGAGENDPICAPQETKELQEMFSHAGAEVTVHWESAGHQLTRSEVEKAAEWFKKNY; encoded by the coding sequence ATGAAGCATCTTTTTAAACAAGGAAAGAAAGAGCTTCCCACCCTGCTACTACTTCATGGTACTGGCGGAACAGAAGAAGATTTGGTTCCTTTAGCTGAGCTTATTGCTCCTGGGCATTCCATTCTGAGTGTGAGAGGGAATGTATCAGAAAACGGGATGGCGCGCTTTTTCAAGCGATTAGCGGAAGGCGTTTTTGATGAAGCGGATTTAATAGAGAGAACACATGAATTAAATGCTTTCATCGATGAATCATCAGAAAAATACGATTTTGAGCGTAACAACGTTATTGCAATAGGCTACTCGAATGGCGCCAACATCGCAGCTAGCCTTCTATTCCACGATGCAAAGGCGCTTAAAGGCGCTGTCCTACATCATCCTATGGTGCCACTGCGTCATCTGGAGCTACCGAACCTTAAGCAAAAACGAATTTTTATAGGCGCTGGTGAAAATGATCCCATTTGCGCCCCTCAAGAAACAAAGGAACTTCAGGAAATGTTCTCTCATGCTGGGGCAGAGGTAACGGTTCATTGGGAAAGTGCAGGTCATCAATTAACGAGATCAGAAGTAGAAAAAGCGGCAGAATGGTTTAAGAAAAACTATTAG
- a CDS encoding dicarboxylate/amino acid:cation symporter — MQKMWHMYKNSSFILKMTLGFILGITAGILFGSSIEFIKPLGTILINLLNLIAIPVIFLTVVLAINQMNPKYLGKLGGKLLVYYGLTTAAAVLIGVTIALWISPGSGLTLPDTKVEKPDTPGFSDVLLNIVPNNLFETFSSGQLMGILFLAVIIGLTMGKMRYSEKNDMRESGERLHKLFSAANDLFFLLLQGILLYAPIGIFAISATSFGNQGWQTFQSLLAFTGVFYLGVLLLWALIYTSFLKYAKLSIKNFFSQTKDAYLTAFFTSSSIASLPIAIDSAKKAGISERIVNFSLPIGAVFNSDGGALRMGVSIVFAANVTGLNFSVMDYVTIVAIGTLLSIGTAGIPAAGLVTLSAVLTMFNLPLEIVALIAGVDVMIGMAGTASNVLGDIIGAAVIDRDKKKTSKSVA, encoded by the coding sequence ATGCAAAAAATGTGGCATATGTATAAAAATTCTTCATTCATACTAAAAATGACGCTTGGCTTTATACTTGGTATTACAGCGGGAATTCTTTTTGGCTCAAGTATAGAATTCATTAAACCGCTTGGCACCATTCTAATCAACTTGCTTAACCTGATAGCCATTCCAGTTATTTTTCTAACAGTTGTGCTTGCAATCAATCAAATGAACCCAAAATACCTTGGGAAATTAGGTGGGAAACTGTTAGTATATTACGGATTAACAACAGCAGCCGCTGTTTTAATAGGGGTTACAATCGCTTTATGGATTAGCCCTGGGTCTGGTCTAACACTTCCGGATACGAAAGTTGAAAAGCCTGACACTCCTGGTTTTTCTGATGTTCTCTTAAATATCGTTCCGAATAACCTTTTTGAAACCTTTTCTTCAGGACAACTCATGGGTATACTCTTTCTTGCTGTAATCATTGGATTAACTATGGGGAAAATGCGCTATTCTGAGAAAAATGACATGCGCGAATCTGGCGAGAGACTTCATAAGCTATTCTCTGCTGCAAATGACTTATTCTTTTTGTTACTGCAAGGTATTTTGCTTTATGCACCGATTGGCATCTTCGCCATTAGTGCAACATCCTTCGGCAATCAAGGCTGGCAAACGTTCCAATCTTTACTTGCTTTCACAGGTGTTTTTTATTTAGGCGTTCTATTACTTTGGGCATTGATTTATACTTCTTTTCTAAAGTACGCGAAATTAAGTATTAAAAACTTCTTTTCTCAAACGAAAGATGCTTACTTAACAGCATTTTTTACATCAAGTAGTATCGCTTCGCTTCCAATCGCGATTGACTCTGCTAAAAAAGCCGGCATCTCAGAACGAATTGTGAACTTTTCTTTACCAATCGGGGCCGTCTTCAATTCAGATGGAGGGGCGTTAAGAATGGGTGTGTCGATCGTTTTTGCTGCAAACGTCACCGGGTTAAACTTCTCCGTTATGGATTATGTGACCATTGTTGCCATAGGTACACTTCTCTCCATAGGAACGGCAGGGATTCCCGCTGCCGGCCTAGTGACATTATCAGCAGTGTTAACCATGTTTAACCTTCCCTTAGAAATTGTTGCTTTAATCGCTGGAGTTGACGTCATGATTGGCATGGCTGGTACAGCTTCGAACGTACTTGGTGATATTATTGGGGCAGCTGTCATCGATCGTGATAAAAAGAAAACATCCAAATCAGTTGCTTAA
- a CDS encoding class I SAM-dependent methyltransferase, producing the protein MIFTTAGRPTDALIKEAIKLSHNYEGTYISREKRSIQQIINLYEEIVVVVGFDRLYLYKESAETPIFFHPNSAMFRCRAVLNGRDDALIKASGLSEGMSLLDCTAGLGSDSIVASLVVGEFGSVQAIEGSEHALLLQEGLKKWESNNNYVDKAMRRITVRSNKYEDVLPHLMESSVDVVYFDPMFEDSILASDGVSGIKRVAIYDALTENMVKEARRVARIRVILKDSWKSSRFEQLGFQQQIRKTSKFHYGILECKE; encoded by the coding sequence ATGATTTTTACAACTGCAGGAAGACCGACTGATGCACTCATTAAAGAGGCTATAAAACTGAGTCATAATTATGAAGGTACTTACATATCAAGAGAAAAACGATCGATTCAACAAATCATTAACCTTTATGAGGAAATAGTTGTGGTTGTCGGTTTTGATCGATTATATTTGTATAAAGAAAGCGCTGAAACACCGATTTTCTTTCATCCAAACTCGGCGATGTTTCGTTGCAGGGCGGTTCTAAATGGACGTGATGATGCGTTAATTAAAGCGAGTGGGCTTAGTGAAGGAATGAGCTTGTTAGATTGTACAGCAGGTCTTGGTTCTGACAGCATCGTTGCGAGTTTAGTAGTAGGCGAATTCGGTAGTGTCCAAGCAATTGAGGGATCAGAGCACGCACTATTACTGCAAGAAGGATTAAAAAAATGGGAAAGTAATAATAACTACGTAGATAAGGCAATGAGGCGAATAACAGTTCGAAGTAATAAATATGAAGACGTATTACCTCATTTAATGGAGAGCTCGGTTGATGTTGTATATTTTGACCCAATGTTTGAAGATTCTATCTTAGCATCTGACGGCGTATCTGGTATCAAACGGGTTGCGATTTATGATGCACTCACAGAAAATATGGTGAAGGAAGCTAGACGAGTTGCTCGCATAAGAGTCATTTTAAAAGATTCTTGGAAAAGCTCGCGGTTTGAACAGTTAGGTTTTCAACAACAAATTCGGAAAACATCGAAATTTCATTATGGAATACTTGAATGCAAGGAGTGA
- the mug gene encoding G/U mismatch-specific DNA glycosylase, whose translation MLPDHLDHQLKILFIGFNPGLQSENEGHHYANPTNRFYSVLKEAGLTDRKLLPEEDHRLLEYGYGLTNIVDRPTRGAADLTSDDYTKGREQLSEKIRLYKPKVNCFVGKGVYQKFSGVRKAEWGFQPVNQIDGVQDFVAPSTSGLVRMTLEELVEIYRHLSTMLKK comes from the coding sequence TTGTTACCAGACCATCTTGATCACCAGTTGAAAATTTTGTTTATCGGTTTTAACCCTGGACTTCAGTCCGAGAATGAAGGGCATCATTATGCAAACCCAACAAATCGTTTTTATTCCGTATTAAAAGAAGCGGGTCTTACAGATCGTAAGCTCTTACCAGAGGAAGATCATAGGCTTTTAGAATATGGGTATGGACTCACGAATATCGTAGATCGTCCTACGCGAGGAGCGGCTGACTTAACGTCTGATGATTACACAAAAGGACGAGAGCAGCTTAGCGAGAAAATTAGGTTGTACAAGCCCAAAGTCAATTGTTTTGTAGGAAAAGGAGTTTACCAGAAATTCTCGGGTGTTAGAAAGGCTGAGTGGGGATTTCAACCCGTTAATCAAATAGATGGTGTGCAAGATTTTGTGGCACCATCAACTAGCGGATTAGTTAGGATGACGCTTGAGGAATTAGTAGAAATCTATCGGCATTTAAGTACAATGCTAAAAAAATGA
- a CDS encoding branched-chain amino acid transaminase: MFDKDRFVDDRSLSLSIKNKGLNYGLGCIEGIRAFWNKEQKQLFVFRLDDHFKRFHGSGKSLYIPIPYSIVQLSEITRQLLSINQVTQDVYIRPLCFKGANTLRPDLNDPLNHLAIYLDLTEYEPKPSINVCVSSWTRVGSNMIPPQTKSTAGYLNSGLAINEAVLNGYDGALFLTREGNVSEGATNNLFIVRGNEVVTPPVSDDILPGITRNTVAQIVYRELGLSMREQSITRVELYEADEVFLTGTAIGIKPVVEIDRRMIGNGKIGQITQKIQKAYDQIVRGEMSSYISYCTSVYENAKIFELNRLRYYVLYDVIFY; encoded by the coding sequence ATGTTTGATAAAGATCGATTTGTAGATGATCGTTCCTTAAGTCTGAGCATTAAAAATAAAGGGCTAAACTATGGTTTAGGTTGCATAGAAGGTATCCGCGCCTTTTGGAATAAAGAACAAAAGCAGCTTTTTGTTTTTCGATTAGATGATCATTTTAAAAGGTTCCACGGCTCTGGAAAAAGCTTGTATATTCCCATTCCCTATTCTATAGTTCAGTTGTCTGAGATTACCAGACAGTTACTATCAATCAACCAAGTGACTCAAGACGTTTATATACGGCCGCTTTGTTTCAAAGGAGCTAATACGTTACGTCCAGATTTAAATGATCCATTAAATCATCTAGCAATCTATTTGGATCTTACCGAGTATGAGCCAAAACCTTCTATAAATGTATGTGTTTCCTCTTGGACAAGAGTAGGAAGTAATATGATTCCTCCACAAACAAAATCAACAGCTGGCTACTTGAATTCAGGGTTGGCAATTAATGAAGCGGTGTTAAACGGTTATGATGGGGCTCTTTTTTTAACTAGAGAAGGGAATGTTAGTGAGGGAGCTACTAATAACCTCTTTATCGTACGAGGGAATGAAGTTGTGACTCCTCCAGTATCTGATGATATTCTTCCTGGAATCACTCGAAATACCGTTGCTCAAATTGTATACAGAGAGTTAGGATTATCAATGCGAGAACAGAGTATTACGAGAGTTGAGTTATACGAGGCAGATGAAGTGTTTCTTACGGGAACGGCTATTGGAATTAAACCAGTAGTGGAGATAGATCGAAGAATGATAGGAAATGGTAAAATCGGTCAGATTACACAGAAAATCCAAAAAGCGTATGACCAGATCGTTCGTGGGGAAATGTCATCCTATATTAGCTACTGTACTTCAGTGTATGAAAATGCAAAGATATTCGAGTTAAATCGCTTAAGGTACTATGTCCTTTACGATGTAATTTTTTATTAA
- a CDS encoding vWA domain-containing protein: MKFLNFAENQTDPFLHLSLSDLAETLSHLESEVQFAFHSYYRPAEQLITVSHYWNDIFDGTQFDGMKSDIYLRALGNVHYTNFNEVDHYLSSIKQQSHPLFRKQLFALLEDIRLEKICMSIRPGMSAAFDTRRTLFQKRFRGRLEVHNRQNQLLDALFCAIYLQAIGKPVALGNELAEYKPYLRHLIIEISKASSTKDVATLTNAFCQGLNDDHFDMTTEYLTMYGTSANAYADVEDEEARQLKSDDTMETTDKEDKETYDEEMNTWHEEQEQEGSNFLQFDLEEGAKSDLIGEGERKKESGDQAFVSVQGASKQSEGSQFDEEAILESRDTKAVASSQDPLGEANRNVKEVIRHAEKPTSEELSNYRTAKADIQYAEKSLRAAIQKTIEQKQIAPRSDLHFGRLNRKLLRLLTDENPRLFYKKNAPSTELDVTFSLLVDCSASMYDKMEETRLGITLFHETLKGLNIKHSITGFYEDAFDADDQEQPNTLFQIVDYNRSTQAHEGAKIMQLEPEEDNRDGYAIRKVAQELAERNEKHKILLVFTDGEPSAYDYSENGIIDTHEAVMQTRKKGFEVIGVFLSNGEPQEKEKNTMRNIYGTQSLVIPSANEIPAYLTPLLKRLLLRFV; this comes from the coding sequence ATGAAGTTTCTAAACTTTGCTGAGAATCAGACTGATCCGTTTCTTCATCTAAGTTTATCTGATCTCGCGGAAACACTGAGTCACCTAGAAAGTGAAGTTCAGTTCGCTTTCCATTCTTACTACAGACCAGCTGAACAGTTGATTACGGTCAGTCATTATTGGAATGATATTTTTGATGGAACTCAATTTGATGGTATGAAAAGCGATATCTACCTTCGTGCACTTGGTAATGTTCATTATACGAATTTCAATGAAGTAGATCACTACCTCTCCTCTATCAAACAACAATCACATCCTCTTTTCCGTAAACAACTGTTTGCATTATTAGAGGATATAAGACTTGAGAAGATTTGTATGTCTATCCGACCAGGAATGAGCGCTGCTTTTGATACAAGACGAACATTATTTCAAAAGCGTTTCCGTGGTCGTCTTGAAGTTCATAATCGCCAGAATCAGCTGCTTGATGCTTTATTCTGCGCAATCTATCTACAAGCGATCGGTAAACCAGTTGCTCTCGGAAATGAACTAGCAGAATATAAGCCCTATCTGCGCCATTTAATTATTGAGATTTCTAAAGCAAGTTCAACAAAAGACGTTGCCACTCTCACAAATGCATTTTGTCAGGGGCTCAATGATGATCATTTCGATATGACAACAGAATATTTAACGATGTATGGAACCTCGGCCAACGCTTACGCTGATGTTGAAGATGAAGAAGCTCGTCAATTAAAAAGTGACGATACGATGGAAACGACTGATAAAGAAGATAAAGAAACGTATGATGAGGAAATGAATACATGGCATGAAGAGCAGGAGCAAGAAGGGTCCAACTTCCTTCAATTTGACTTAGAAGAAGGCGCTAAATCAGATCTGATCGGAGAAGGCGAGCGAAAAAAAGAATCCGGTGATCAAGCCTTTGTCAGTGTACAAGGTGCTTCTAAGCAGTCAGAAGGCAGTCAGTTTGATGAAGAGGCAATTCTTGAAAGCCGTGATACAAAAGCTGTCGCTTCTTCACAGGATCCTCTAGGTGAAGCGAATCGAAACGTAAAAGAAGTGATTCGCCATGCTGAAAAACCAACTTCTGAAGAACTTTCGAATTATCGAACTGCGAAGGCTGACATCCAATACGCTGAAAAATCACTTCGTGCTGCGATCCAAAAAACGATCGAGCAAAAACAAATTGCTCCTAGAAGTGATCTTCATTTTGGACGATTGAATCGCAAGCTACTAAGGCTATTAACAGACGAAAACCCTCGTCTCTTTTATAAAAAGAATGCGCCTAGTACAGAGCTTGATGTAACGTTCTCGTTACTCGTCGATTGCTCGGCATCGATGTACGACAAGATGGAAGAAACACGACTAGGTATTACGCTTTTCCATGAGACGCTAAAAGGACTAAATATTAAACACTCGATCACTGGATTCTATGAAGATGCATTCGATGCTGATGATCAGGAACAACCGAATACCCTGTTTCAAATTGTTGATTACAACCGATCGACTCAAGCTCATGAAGGGGCTAAAATTATGCAATTGGAACCTGAAGAAGACAATCGGGATGGGTATGCGATTCGAAAAGTTGCTCAAGAATTAGCTGAACGAAATGAAAAACATAAAATTTTACTTGTTTTTACAGACGGCGAGCCTTCCGCATACGATTACAGCGAAAATGGTATCATCGATACACATGAAGCTGTGATGCAAACAAGGAAAAAAGGCTTTGAAGTAATCGGTGTTTTCTTATCTAACGGGGAACCACAGGAAAAAGAAAAAAATACGATGCGAAATATCTACGGTACACAAAGCCTCGTGATTCCTTCTGCGAATGAGATTCCCGCTTATTTAACGCCTCTACTGAAGCGATTGTTGCTGCGATTTGTATAG
- a CDS encoding ATP-binding protein: MQLYETFDIPDKIQDRIEARREANSNPEHYLIGSEGYTAPDMSIVKDAVTALILGKNVLLKGPTGAGKTKLAELISYFFNQPMYSINCSVDLDAEALLGYKTLSYDEQNNAHITFIPGPVENAMKNGELLYIDEINTAKAETLPILNGVLDYRRMVLNPFTGETVRAKENFGVIAAINEGYIGTAPLNEALKNRFIVIEVPYLQGKALKEMLSEQSLLDDSDQLDQFVTLSADLQSKVRDGQISEEAASPRSLLDACDLTTFMEARRAIKRAITDKLEDEREKAAVENIAETIFGRYQEKA; this comes from the coding sequence ATGCAATTATATGAAACGTTTGATATTCCAGATAAAATACAAGACCGTATTGAAGCGAGACGCGAGGCAAACTCCAATCCAGAGCACTATCTCATCGGATCTGAAGGCTATACTGCACCAGATATGTCGATCGTAAAAGATGCCGTAACAGCTTTGATTCTAGGTAAAAATGTGCTTCTTAAAGGTCCGACAGGTGCTGGTAAGACAAAACTTGCTGAACTAATTAGCTACTTCTTTAACCAACCTATGTATTCAATTAACTGTTCCGTTGATTTAGATGCTGAAGCGCTTCTAGGCTACAAAACGCTAAGTTATGACGAACAAAACAATGCGCATATTACATTCATTCCTGGACCAGTAGAAAACGCGATGAAAAACGGCGAACTTCTCTATATTGATGAAATTAATACAGCGAAAGCAGAAACACTTCCTATTCTAAATGGTGTTCTTGACTATCGACGCATGGTGCTCAACCCTTTCACTGGAGAAACGGTTCGTGCAAAAGAGAACTTTGGTGTTATTGCTGCGATTAATGAGGGATATATTGGAACAGCACCGTTAAATGAGGCATTAAAAAATCGCTTTATCGTAATAGAAGTGCCTTACTTACAAGGGAAAGCTTTAAAAGAAATGTTAAGTGAACAATCGCTTCTAGACGACTCAGATCAGCTTGATCAGTTTGTGACACTATCTGCTGACCTTCAATCAAAAGTAAGAGATGGCCAGATTTCAGAGGAAGCCGCCTCTCCTCGTTCACTCCTAGATGCGTGTGACTTAACAACTTTTATGGAAGCGAGACGCGCGATTAAACGAGCGATTACAGATAAGCTTGAAGATGAGCGTGAAAAAGCTGCAGTGGAAAACATCGCAGAAACAATTTTCGGACGTTATCAGGAGAAAGCATAA
- a CDS encoding YojF family protein: MKPIQIEKVQEILETFENKELYFHLETTSGAYAAQDKEKLAVGAYIRNGSIKFTNVKMAGSGPFRVGFKLNDGWMYAEGLTDYQLDDGRLLMAGHDSSGRLAVAVQLSYTPFD, translated from the coding sequence ATGAAGCCTATTCAAATAGAAAAAGTACAAGAAATCCTTGAAACATTTGAGAACAAAGAACTTTATTTTCACCTAGAAACAACGAGTGGAGCCTATGCTGCTCAAGATAAAGAAAAGCTTGCGGTTGGAGCTTACATAAGAAATGGCTCAATCAAATTCACCAATGTCAAAATGGCAGGTAGCGGTCCATTCCGCGTTGGGTTTAAATTAAATGACGGTTGGATGTACGCTGAAGGCTTAACGGATTATCAGTTGGATGATGGTCGTTTATTAATGGCAGGTCATGATTCAAGCGGACGTTTAGCAGTAGCTGTTCAATTAAGCTATACACCATTCGACTAA
- the bshB2 gene encoding bacillithiol biosynthesis deacetylase BshB2 gives MEKQVLVVFPHPDDEAFGTAGLITKFVNEGVPVTYACATLGEMGRNMGNPFFATRETLPEVRKKELQDACNAMGVKDLRMLGFRDKTLEFEDPELLVSTIGELVDELNPSLIITFYPEYGIHPDHDACSAAVIETLKRIPKEKRPTVYALPITPDREVVLGKPDKVFDVTDVLETKIKTIEAHRSQTEAMVARLEDGSMDPNSEMMSFIKQESFWIYPFDE, from the coding sequence ATGGAGAAACAAGTCCTCGTTGTCTTCCCGCATCCGGATGATGAAGCTTTCGGAACTGCAGGGTTGATAACGAAATTTGTAAATGAAGGCGTGCCCGTCACTTATGCATGTGCAACGCTCGGAGAAATGGGACGCAATATGGGGAATCCATTTTTTGCGACAAGAGAAACACTTCCAGAAGTACGAAAGAAAGAATTACAAGATGCCTGCAACGCTATGGGCGTAAAAGATCTTCGCATGCTCGGGTTTAGAGACAAAACGCTTGAGTTTGAAGACCCTGAACTGCTTGTCTCTACAATTGGAGAGCTAGTTGATGAATTAAACCCATCATTAATTATTACATTTTATCCAGAATACGGTATCCACCCGGATCATGATGCTTGCTCTGCAGCTGTCATAGAAACGTTAAAACGAATCCCGAAGGAAAAACGTCCAACGGTTTATGCTTTACCAATTACTCCTGACCGTGAAGTGGTACTTGGTAAACCTGATAAAGTTTTTGATGTAACGGATGTGTTAGAAACGAAGATCAAAACCATCGAAGCTCACCGCTCCCAAACAGAGGCGATGGTGGCAAGACTTGAAGATGGTTCAATGGATCCGAATTCTGAAATGATGTCGTTTATTAAACAAGAATCCTTCTGGATCTATCCATTTGATGAATAA